A window of Streptomyces sp. NBC_01224 genomic DNA:
TGCGAGGCGTGCCAGTAATGAGCTCCACCGACAAGAATCTGCTCGACCCCGGCTTCGAACTGACGCTGCGGCCCATGCGCTACCCGGACTTCTACGAGCGCTACCGCGACGCGATCAAGAACACCTGGACGGTGGAGGAGGTCGACCTCCACTCCGACGTCGCCGACCTCGCCAAGCTCTCCCCCGGCGAGCAGCACATGATCGGCCGGCTCGTCGCGTTCTTCGCGACGGGCGACTCGATCGTCTCCAACAACCTCGTGCTGACGCTGTACAAGCACATCAACTCCCCCGAGGCGCGGCTGTATCTGTCGCGGCAGCTCTTCGAGGAGGCCGTGCACGTCCAGTTCTATCTGACGCTGCTCGACACCTATCTGCCCGACCCGGACGACCGTGCGGCGGCTTTCGACGCAGTCGAGGAGATTCCGTCGATCCGTGAGAAGGCGCAGTTCTGCTTCAAGTGGATGGATTCGGTCGAGAAGATCGAGCGTCTTGAGACGAAGGCCGACCGGCGTCGCTTCCTGCTGAACCTGATCTGCTTCGCGGCGTGCATCGAGGGGCTGTTCTTCTACGGCGCGTTCGCGTACGTCTACTGGTTCCGCTCGCGGGGTCTGCTGCACGGGCTCGCCACGGGCACCAACTGGGTGTTCCGTGACGAGACGATGCACATGAACTTCGCGTTCGAGGTCGTGGACACCGTTCGCAAGGAGGAGCCGGACCTCTTCGACGACGAGCTCCAGCAGCAGGTCACCGACATGCTGAAGGAGGCTGTCGACGCGGAGCTGCAGTTCGGCCGGGACCTGTGCGGCGACGGGCTGCCGGGCATGAACACCGAGTCCATGCGCCAGTACCTGGAGTGCGTGGCCGACCAGCGGCTCACCCGGCTGGGCTTCCCGGCGGTCTACGGCTCCGAGAACCCGTTCTCGTTCATGGAGCTGCAGGGCGTGCAGGAGCTGACGAACTTCTTCGAGCGTCGGCCGTCCGCCTACCAGGTGGCGGTGGAGGGCTCGGTCGCCTTCGACGACGACTTCTAGATCCTGGCCCAGCTTCTGAGGCAGGGGCGCCGCGCAGCCGTCACCGGCTGCGCGGCGTCCGCCGTTTCCGGGGGCGCCTCCCTCCGCGCCCGTTCCGCTTCCCGCAACTGGCGGTCTATGCGGCGCTCCCGGGCGAGCCCGGCGAGGGTGGTCAGCAGGACGAGAGCGATAAGTGCTGTTATGCCCAGGACGTTCAGGAATGCGTTCATGGCTCTACTCTCGTCCGCGCGGACGGATTCCGGCAGTGGCAGGACTGTCATAGACCATCGAATTACTGCCACACTGGCTTCATGCTGAACAATGTCGCCGCCCTGCTGCTCGACGAGGTCCACCCCTTCGAGCTCGGCGTGCTGTGCGAGGTCTTCGGCCTCGACCGCAGCGACGAGGGCCTGCCGGTCCACGATTTCGCCGTGGTCTCCGCCGAGGGCCCGGTGCTGCAGACCCATGCCGGGTTCACCATCAGTACGCCGTACGGCCTCGACCGTCTGGACGAGGCCGACCTCATCGCCGTGCCGGCCGGAAGCCACTTCATCGAGCGGGACTACGCCGAAGAGATCCTCGACGCCCTGCGCCGGGCGGTCGACCGGGGCGCACGCGTGCTGAGCGTCTGCTCCGGCGCGTATGTGCTCGGCGCGGCCGGACTGCTGGACGGGCGCCGCTGCACCACCCACTGGCGCCACGCCTCGGAGCTCGCCCGCCGCTTCCCGCGGGCCGTCGTCGAACCCGATGTGCTGTACGTGGACGAGGGCCCGGTCATCACATCGGCGGGCACGGCGGCCGGGATCGACGCCTGCCTGCATCTGGTCCGGCAGGCGTACGGCCCCGATGTCGCCAACGCGATCGCCCGCCGCATGGTGGTACCGCCGCACCGGGACGGCGGGCAGGCGCAGTACATCAAGCGGCCGCTGCCCCGCACCCGGTGCGACACGGTCGGCGAGACGCTGGTCTGGATGGAGCGCCACCTCGATCAGGAGATGACCGTCGAACAGCTCGCCGTACAGGCGCACATGTCGCCACGCACCTTCGCCCGTCGCTTCCAGCAGGAGACGGGCACCACTCCGTACCGCTGGCTGCTCCGCCAGCGGGTGCTGCTGGCACAGCATCTACTGGAGACATCCGATGAAACGGTGGACACGATCGCCGGTCGCACCGGCTTCGGAACTGCCGCCGCGCTGCGCCATCAGTTCGTACGATCGTTGGGCACCACGCCGAACGCGTACCGTCGCACCTTCCGCGGTCCGGGCACCATGACCGAAGTGGCCTGATCCGCGCGAGGTCAGATGCCGCAGTTCGGCGCCGACCAGAAGTGGCTGGGGCCCTGGTTGACGTGGACGTGGTCGCCGTGGTCCGGGTAGCCCGGGCCGAGGATCCCGTTGAAGCCGTGGTTGCGGGCCTCCTTTGCGAGGGTGCACAGCGTGTGCGGTCCGGCGCCGAGATCGGCCGCATCCCCGTACAGATGACGGCTGTTGGACGCGCCGCCGACCGCACTGTTGCAGGAGGTGGAGCGGAAGCCGCTGGTGATCCGGATCGACTGGTCACCGAGCGCGTGCCGCAGCGCTTCCAGCTTCCACATGGTGCTCAGGGCATTGGCCTTCGCCGTGCCCGCCGCGACGGCACCACCCGCCCAGGTCGTATTGCACTGGTTGTGCTCGGCGTACGTGAAGTGGATCGGGGTGCAGTCGTTGTCCTGGAGCTCATAGATCTTGGCCTGGGTGGCCGCGCCCGCGATGCCGTCGGCGGCGAGGCCGTAGGCGGCCTGGAAGCGCTTGACGGCGGCGGTGGTGGCCGGTCCGTAGGAGCCGTCGACGGCGAGCACGGAGTTGTAGCCGGGGTAGCCGGCCACCCGTATCTGGAGCTGGACGACGTCATTGCCGGTGGCGCCGGGGGACAGTGTGCGGGTCCAGGTGTAGCAGCCGTCGGCCTGTGCGGTGCCGGCGGTCACCACGGCCCCGCCCAAGGCGAAAGCCATGGTCATGACAAGACCCAGTAGGAGTCGTGCGGTACGTCTGAGCATGGGGGCTCCCTACCACGACGGAGATGTGGTGAGAGAGCTTGTCGGACGAGTCGACGCGCGTCAACTACGCATGGAAGAGAGACAGTTGACGATCCGCCGTGGGGCGGAGGCAGCGGGCCCGGCCGCCCTCGCAAGGGAGACCGGGCCCGACCGGTGACAACCGGGTGCTCAGTCGTTCGGCACGGTCTCGTAGCGCGGTGTGTTCTCCGCCATCTGTCGCAGCGCGTCCTTGCGGTCCCGCTTCGAGAGCCGGTCGATGTACAGGTATCCGTACAGGTGGTCCGTCTCGTGCTGGAGGCAGCGGGCGAAGTAGCCGTTGCCGCGGATCTTGACCGGGTTGCCCTTGGCGTCCTGCCCGCGGACCACCGCGTAGTCCGGGCGGGCCAGCGAGGCGTACGCCGTCGGGACGGAGAGGCAGCCCTCGTTGGAGTCGTCCAGGACCCGGTCCTCGGGCGCCAGCTCCTCCAGCACCGGGTTGCAGACGGCGCCCACGTGCCGCACACCGTCGTCGTCCGGGCAGTCGTAGACGAAGACCTTCAGGTCGACGCCGATCTGGTTGGCGGCAAGGCCCACGCCCTCCGCCGTCCGCTGGCTCGCGAACATGTCGTCGATCAGCCGGCCCAGCTCGTCGTCGAACTCGGTGACGTCCTTGCACTCCTTGTGCAGCACCGGGTTGCCCACGACCGTGATCGGACGGGAGGTGCCGCGCTCACGATGTGCCGCCTCGCGCGCCTCACAGTCCTCGGTGTCCACGACGAAACCTTCGTCGTCGACGCTGATCTGCTCGTCCGTCTCCTGCTGCGCCATGTCCGCCGTACGCCTTCCTCAAAACCTGAAACCCGGACGTCCGATGGACCGGGTCCCGGGCACCCGAGCACCGCGATCGGTGCCCGTACAGCCTACGGGCACCGATCAGCAGACTTCTTCGAGATCCCGCCACTCACGGCTGTCCGGGCTGTCCGCCACCCAGCCGTCCAGCAGTCCGCGCACCAGCCCGGCCGGTGCCGCTATCCCGCACTCGCGCTCGGGCACCCACAGCTCACCGGCGGTGCGGTGCCCCAGCGGGCCCGGATGCCCCGGCTCGCTGTGGTCGTGCGGGTCCAGGTGCTCGCCGTCGCCCTCGTCGCTCTCCATCCGGCTCTCCGAGCAGGCCCGGCAGAGCAGCCGCACGGAGGACGACCAGTCCTCGGCGGCGAACCCGGCGTCGGACGCCAGCTGTTCCAGGGCGTCCCGGTCCGCCTCGGTGGCCGCTTCGAGCAGCACGACCCAGGTGGGTACGGGGGACGGCGCCCACAGCTCGATCTCGTCGAAGACCGGGTACGAGGGGCCGGCCGCGGTGACCCGCTCTCCGTGCGGCACGCCGTCGTGCAGGACGACCTCGCCCCAGCGTCGGCCGGACGACGGCAGCGGGATGGAGAGCACTTCCATCCGGGCCGGATCGAGCCTGCGGCCCCAGACGACCTCGGCCTCGCCCTCCGGCGACAGCCGTACCGCCGCGCTGCCCAGCTCCATGCCGACCGGCTCGCTGTTGGCCGCCGAGGTGTACTGGCCCGCGCCCGGCACCTTGAGGCCGTACGCCTGCCAGGCCCGGCGCGCCAGCGGCCAGTCCTGCAGTGCGGTGGCGGCGATCCCGACGTTCCACCAGTCGGGAGCACCGGATTCCTTGTCGAGCAGCGCGACGGCCCTCAGGCCGGCGGCTCTCGCCTGTTCCCAGTCATGCCGGAATTTGTGCAGCAGCGCCAGATTGAACCACGACTCGGAGAGCCAGGGTTCCAGGTCCGCCGCACGTGTCAGCAGCGCCCCCGCGTCCTCGTACCGGCCGTCGCCGATCAGCGTGAACGCGCGGTCCGTGGCCTGCCGCCAAGAGGCGGAGGGCCGATGCCGTACCTTCCCGAAGATCCTCACGATTCCCGCCTGTCCCGACTGGACACCCTCGTTTTCCGCTCTTCTTCGCATCCAACCATGCCGGGCCGGACGCCCGCTCATTACCCATGGGTTACCCAGGCAGGACGGGGGTCAGACCGCCCCTGGCCAGGACCCTGGCCAGGGATTCCACGACCTCGGGCTGATAGTCGCGACCGGTACCGAGCCTGAGTTGTTCCAGCGCACCCAGCGGCCCGATGAGACTTTCCCCGGAGAGGTCGTCGTATGCGTTCACGGCCCTGACGATCCTGGCGGACAACGGCTGCTCGCGAAAGGGGTCGGCCTGCCGTTCCACCACGACGGCAACCTCGGTGTCCACCCCGGTCTGCCGGACGACGGCCCCTCCGAGCAGCGCGATGCGTCGTTGCTCGGCGGCGGGCAGGGTGGCCGTCGCCCCGTCCGGGACCGGGTCGACGAGGGAGAGCTGGCCGATGTCGTGCATCAGGGCCGCGTACTCCAGCACGGTCAGCTCGCTCCCGGAGAGCCCC
This region includes:
- a CDS encoding ribonucleotide-diphosphate reductase subunit beta encodes the protein MSSTDKNLLDPGFELTLRPMRYPDFYERYRDAIKNTWTVEEVDLHSDVADLAKLSPGEQHMIGRLVAFFATGDSIVSNNLVLTLYKHINSPEARLYLSRQLFEEAVHVQFYLTLLDTYLPDPDDRAAAFDAVEEIPSIREKAQFCFKWMDSVEKIERLETKADRRRFLLNLICFAACIEGLFFYGAFAYVYWFRSRGLLHGLATGTNWVFRDETMHMNFAFEVVDTVRKEEPDLFDDELQQQVTDMLKEAVDAELQFGRDLCGDGLPGMNTESMRQYLECVADQRLTRLGFPAVYGSENPFSFMELQGVQELTNFFERRPSAYQVAVEGSVAFDDDF
- a CDS encoding GlxA family transcriptional regulator, with translation MLNNVAALLLDEVHPFELGVLCEVFGLDRSDEGLPVHDFAVVSAEGPVLQTHAGFTISTPYGLDRLDEADLIAVPAGSHFIERDYAEEILDALRRAVDRGARVLSVCSGAYVLGAAGLLDGRRCTTHWRHASELARRFPRAVVEPDVLYVDEGPVITSAGTAAGIDACLHLVRQAYGPDVANAIARRMVVPPHRDGGQAQYIKRPLPRTRCDTVGETLVWMERHLDQEMTVEQLAVQAHMSPRTFARRFQQETGTTPYRWLLRQRVLLAQHLLETSDETVDTIAGRTGFGTAAALRHQFVRSLGTTPNAYRRTFRGPGTMTEVA
- a CDS encoding D-Ala-D-Ala carboxypeptidase family metallohydrolase; this translates as MLRRTARLLLGLVMTMAFALGGAVVTAGTAQADGCYTWTRTLSPGATGNDVVQLQIRVAGYPGYNSVLAVDGSYGPATTAAVKRFQAAYGLAADGIAGAATQAKIYELQDNDCTPIHFTYAEHNQCNTTWAGGAVAAGTAKANALSTMWKLEALRHALGDQSIRITSGFRSTSCNSAVGGASNSRHLYGDAADLGAGPHTLCTLAKEARNHGFNGILGPGYPDHGDHVHVNQGPSHFWSAPNCGI
- the def gene encoding peptide deformylase, translating into MAQQETDEQISVDDEGFVVDTEDCEAREAAHRERGTSRPITVVGNPVLHKECKDVTEFDDELGRLIDDMFASQRTAEGVGLAANQIGVDLKVFVYDCPDDDGVRHVGAVCNPVLEELAPEDRVLDDSNEGCLSVPTAYASLARPDYAVVRGQDAKGNPVKIRGNGYFARCLQHETDHLYGYLYIDRLSKRDRKDALRQMAENTPRYETVPND
- a CDS encoding tetratricopeptide repeat protein, giving the protein MRIFGKVRHRPSASWRQATDRAFTLIGDGRYEDAGALLTRAADLEPWLSESWFNLALLHKFRHDWEQARAAGLRAVALLDKESGAPDWWNVGIAATALQDWPLARRAWQAYGLKVPGAGQYTSAANSEPVGMELGSAAVRLSPEGEAEVVWGRRLDPARMEVLSIPLPSSGRRWGEVVLHDGVPHGERVTAAGPSYPVFDEIELWAPSPVPTWVVLLEAATEADRDALEQLASDAGFAAEDWSSSVRLLCRACSESRMESDEGDGEHLDPHDHSEPGHPGPLGHRTAGELWVPERECGIAAPAGLVRGLLDGWVADSPDSREWRDLEEVC